Proteins encoded in a region of the Isosphaeraceae bacterium EP7 genome:
- a CDS encoding PPC domain-containing protein yields MRRASFGTILAAASLIAVARAQAPVGIAPVLTTILPPGATRGATLDWILSGRGLPKAEDARLIISGEGIEVTSIEPAGEGTLKASIRVAVGAKLGVRDVRILGPEGLSNLLPIVVDTLPQVAEVEPNDSIEGATPIDPESVATGTIRARDVDHFRVRATAGTRLTFEVQAQRVGSPITPLLTLLGPGGVAVAQAREGRGGDRDCRLSFVFPDDRPYFVQLRDNTYGGGDGVAYRLRITRAPFSTAAFPLGGPGGKPLIVEVSGGSLSEPATATVDLPDDPGALVDPGSIEVPGGTTTIPRRLVVGDGPEIVEPTGLDGKSPPVPLVPGTTANGRIGRAGEVDRYSLSMLKGARARVSLRADDLGSWLDSVLFVRGPKGTVVAENDDAGPGSQNRGGAFFGIGTGDTDSRLAFEADADGDYIIEVADRYGDGGPEYAYRLSVEDDRPDFEVTLLIGRTGNGRAADPAKAANVPHRPGAFGVFNLRPGSQTPLNFLVVARGRPGPVEVRAEGLPPGVTAAPSRVDLPRPLKTRGPMATAAIPVGGSIVLKVANDARPGWSDVRIVATAHPDPRTTLRRVATATLTLDASDIQGSSRPVVRVVREIPLNVLGPTSDK; encoded by the coding sequence ATGCGGCGAGCCTCATTCGGGACGATCCTCGCGGCCGCCTCCCTCATCGCGGTCGCCCGTGCGCAGGCCCCCGTCGGGATCGCCCCGGTGCTGACCACGATCCTCCCGCCGGGCGCCACACGAGGCGCCACGTTGGACTGGATCCTCTCGGGCCGTGGGCTGCCCAAGGCCGAAGACGCGAGGCTCATCATCTCCGGCGAAGGCATCGAGGTCACCTCGATCGAGCCGGCCGGCGAGGGGACGCTGAAGGCCTCGATCAGGGTGGCGGTAGGTGCGAAGCTCGGTGTGCGCGACGTCAGGATTCTCGGCCCCGAGGGGCTGTCGAACCTCCTGCCCATCGTGGTCGACACTCTGCCGCAGGTGGCCGAGGTTGAGCCCAATGACTCGATCGAAGGAGCGACGCCCATCGACCCGGAGAGTGTCGCAACGGGGACGATCCGGGCCAGGGACGTCGACCATTTCCGGGTCAGGGCAACCGCCGGCACCCGGCTCACGTTCGAGGTTCAGGCGCAGCGCGTGGGCTCGCCAATCACCCCCTTGCTCACCCTGCTCGGCCCCGGCGGCGTGGCCGTCGCGCAGGCCCGTGAAGGGCGAGGCGGCGATCGCGATTGTCGACTCTCCTTCGTGTTCCCCGACGACCGACCTTACTTCGTCCAGCTCCGCGACAACACCTATGGGGGTGGAGACGGCGTCGCCTATCGGCTCCGAATCACGAGGGCCCCGTTCTCCACCGCGGCCTTCCCGCTGGGCGGCCCAGGCGGCAAGCCACTCATCGTCGAGGTCTCGGGAGGAAGCCTGAGCGAGCCCGCAACCGCGACCGTCGACCTGCCCGACGACCCCGGCGCACTGGTCGATCCGGGGTCAATCGAGGTGCCCGGCGGGACGACCACGATCCCGCGCAGGCTGGTCGTCGGAGACGGCCCCGAGATCGTCGAGCCGACCGGCCTGGACGGCAAGAGTCCCCCCGTCCCGCTCGTGCCAGGCACCACGGCCAATGGTCGAATCGGTCGCGCCGGGGAGGTCGATCGCTATTCGCTCTCGATGCTCAAGGGAGCCCGTGCGCGGGTGAGTCTGCGGGCCGACGATCTCGGCTCTTGGCTCGACTCGGTCCTGTTCGTTCGAGGCCCCAAGGGTACGGTCGTCGCCGAGAATGACGATGCAGGGCCCGGGAGCCAGAATCGAGGCGGGGCCTTCTTCGGCATCGGCACGGGGGACACCGACAGCCGCCTTGCCTTCGAGGCCGATGCCGACGGCGACTACATCATCGAGGTGGCCGACCGGTACGGCGACGGCGGCCCCGAGTACGCCTACCGACTCTCCGTCGAGGACGACCGGCCCGACTTCGAGGTGACGCTGCTCATCGGCAGGACCGGCAACGGCAGGGCCGCAGACCCGGCGAAGGCGGCCAACGTCCCGCACCGCCCCGGGGCCTTCGGCGTCTTCAACCTGAGGCCCGGCTCGCAAACGCCCCTGAACTTCCTGGTCGTCGCGCGGGGCCGCCCGGGGCCCGTCGAGGTCCGCGCGGAAGGGCTGCCGCCGGGAGTGACCGCGGCGCCGTCCAGGGTCGACCTTCCCCGCCCCTTGAAGACTAGGGGGCCGATGGCGACGGCGGCCATACCGGTCGGCGGATCGATCGTGCTCAAAGTCGCCAACGACGCAAGGCCTGGATGGTCGGACGTCCGGATCGTGGCCACGGCACATCCAGATCCCCGGACGACCCTCCGACGCGTGGCCACGGCGACCCTGACACTTGACGCGTCGGACATCCAGGGGTCATCCAGGCCGGTGGTGCGGGTCGTGCGCGAGATCCCCTTGAATGTGCTCGGCCCGACATCGGACAAGTGA